The Caenorhabditis elegans chromosome II genome has a segment encoding these proteins:
- the lgc-35 gene encoding Gamma-aminobutyric acid receptor subunit beta (Confirmed by transcript evidence), with translation MTSLVSKRMEFGKIVLLVLVIMEMVQICSGVRAALRLRKKSNSADDSEDEEMQDEIDNAIYDKASIFEQGETHDFLQFLRSIKYDHRQVPDDGYDGPVHVNVSIVVSNIRSVSEVTMDYSIEMFYRESWRDPRLTYSRDKFKNKTEISLHESYSNYLWHPDTFVPNAISSKNPRRQSITHRSLLRLRNNGSILYSRRLSLILTCGMDLTLFPFDTQLCKMGFESYGYTADKVKYLWSTGAIQSLKLHKIRLPDFQVKEAYVTSRVESYATGDYSRLYVCFVFNRAAGFCFLQLIIPSTAVVITSWVSLWMENETSFQDMISIILTITFLLFSYNEVMPRVSYIKAMDVYLGVCFCIVFLSLIKLAAVKYMRQRLLITRDTSIVAAGMLPMLRLVNGIGSPAVNGSEGFTYENPAVKKVSMSPDTFTQVQMETNGSMSPVCRQNRAKDNGNVSQSSNCFEFSPTFMHRFHWITQMTFFFGFVIFCLFYFLVYPNIHTQITDDDCDRQMAEWFAEIH, from the exons ATGACGTCATTGGTTTCGAAAAGAATGGAGTTCGGGAAGATAGTGCTACTGGTGCTAGTGATTATGGAAATGGTTCAg ATTTGCTCCGGAGTCCGTGCTGCTCTGCGTCTGCGAAAAAAGTCCAACTCCGCTGATGATTCTGAGGATGAAGAGATGCAAGATGAGATTGATAATGCTATCTACGACAAGGCTTCTATTTTCGAGCAGGg tgAAACCCACGACTTTCTGCAATTCCTACGAAGTATCAAATACGATCATCGTCAGGTGCCTGACGATGGCTATGACGGGCCAGTTCATGTGAATGTGTCCATAGTGGTCAGCAACATTCGTTCGGTGTCTGAAGTCACCATGGATTACTCCATTGAAATGTTCTATCGAgagtcgtggcgagacccaaggCTGACGTATAGCCGGGATAAATTCAAGAATAAGACGGAGATCTCTTTGCATGAGAGTTACTCGAATTATTTATGGCATCCAGATACGTTTGTGCCGAATGCGATTTCTTCGAAGAACCCCAGAAGGCAGTCGATAACGCACAGGTCACTGTTGAG ACTTCGCAACAACGGAAGCATCCTTTACAGCAGGCGGCTCTCGTTGATACTCACTTGTGGGATGGACCTAACTCTATTCCCATTCGACACCCAGCTGTGCAAGATGGGATTCGAGAGTT atggtTACACCGCAGACAAGGTCAAGTATCTGTGGTCTACTGGAGCTATCCAGTCGCTGAAGCTTCATAAGATTCGGCTGCCAGATTTTCAGGTCAAGGAGGCTTATGTGACAAGTCGTGTGGAAAGTTATGCGACAG GTGACTATTCTCGTCTATACGTGTGCTTCGTATTCAATCGAGCAGCCGGCTTCTGCTTCCTGCAGCTAATTATTCCCTCTACAGCCGTCGTCATTACGTCCTGGGTTTCTTTGTGGATGGAGAATGAGACTTCATTccaa gacATGATCTCTATTATCCTGACGATTACTTTCCTGCTCTTCTCGTATAATGAAGTTATGCCACGTGTTAGTTATATCAAAGCGATGGATGTTTATTTAG GAGTTTGCTTTTGCATCGTATTTCTGTCACTGATAAAACTGGCGGCAGTGAAGTATATGCGTCAAAGGTTATTGATCACCAG AGACACATCTATTGTCGCCGCTGGAATGCTACCAATGTTACGTCTGGTAAATGGAATCGGGTCGCCGGCGGTTAATGGATCCGAAGGGTTTACGTATGAGAATCCTGCAGttaaaaa AGTTTCCATGTCCCCGGACACGTTTACCCAAGTTCAAATGGAAACAAATGGATCAATGTCACCGGTTTGCCGGCAAAATCGAGCAAAGGATAATGGAAACG tttccCAATCCTCCAACTGTTTTGAATTCTCACCAACGTTCATGCATCGGTTCCACTGGATCACGCAAATGACGTTTTTCTTCggttttgtcattttctgcTTATTCTACTTTCTTGTCTACCCAAATATTCACACGCAG ataacCGATGACGATTGTGATCGACAAATGGCTGAGTGGTTCGCAGAAATTCAttga
- the Y46G5A.23 gene encoding FIP (Fungus-Induced Protein) Related (Confirmed by transcript evidence), with product MKHLLLFSIFLVAIVSSSITFDHSEDCDDDDYGNDGGIVLGGGGGGDSCEDGGEQQVVLIGQVLGGGGGGGGRRHHRGHRHGGGGHRHGGHRGGGGGRGMVIGAERPQ from the exons atgaagcatttacttttgttttcgattttcctggTGGCCATCGTCAGCAGTAGTATCACATTTGATCATTCTGAAGACTGCGACGATGATGATTATGGAAATGATGGTGGTATTGTgcttggtggtggtggtggaggag attcTTGCGAAGACGGAGGTGAGCAACAAGTCGTGCTGATCGGCCAAGTTTTGGGTGgcggcggtggtggtggaggtcGCCGTCATCACAGAGGTCATCGTCATGGAGGTGGAGGACACAGACATGGTGGTCAtcgaggtggtggtggaggacgTGGGATGGTAATTGGCGCCGAGAGACCTCAATAA
- the Y46G5A.28 gene encoding MI domain-containing protein (Confirmed by transcript evidence), whose amino-acid sequence MNNTDYMIHLLARTIKTGKDELITPLIIQLSDMQVSRDLLEKHNLPALVAEYAPFNEAAKSLSKSVLAWKYEEIAQEMPQLLKEFVQIAKEKRVPEEFMVRLVTSLMDFDDLDTVRSCLEILNHFEFSLDEYEELGIYRKATQFEGQFRDADEIIAKVDVLLLQDEILEEDEAEVEADDLIGHAEENEEEENDFSDDESVISETESGIYTDEELELEDHFEAVRKEDRKDQVMTEICMMLLAGYIRSGNSEVISAAIKFTWAFDYSLEMYQKYDIQNLIYNFGVHNDDAELLMNHIKELQARELFNENRKFFKRFLRTCMEEKTITDSVLSYLKGFLENGDDYMVSCTLKFLLGMPITLSQFKTSHVEACLENLESGPSAQLGFMLKMKIQKLEHSEKS is encoded by the exons ATGAACAACACCGACTATATGATCCATCTTCTTGCCAGAACCATCAAGACAGGAAAGGATGAATTG atcaCTCCACTCATCATCCAACTCTCCGATATGCAAGTATCCAGGGATCTTCTCGAAAAACACAACCTCCCAGCTTTGGTAGCTGAGTATGCTCCATTCAATGAAGCTGCCAAGAGCTTGTCAAAAAGCGTTCTTGCCTGGAAATATGAAGAAATTGCACAGGAAATGCCGCAACTTTTGAAGGAATTTGTGCAAATTGCAAAAGAGAAACGGGTCCCAGAAGAATTCATGGTTCGATTGGTTACCTCTCTCATGGATTTTGATGATTTGGATACTGTCAGAAGCTGCCTGGAAATTCTAAACCATTTCGAGTTCTCGTTGGACGAGTATGAGGAGTTGGGGATCTACAGAAAAGCAACACAATTCGAAGGGCAATTCCGAGATGCTGAtgaaattattgcaaaagtTGATGTTTTGCTCCTTCAGGACGAGATTCTTGAAGAGGATGAAGCTGAAGTGGAAGCTGATGATCTGATCGGCCATGCAGAAGAGAATGAGGAAGAAGAGAACGACTTCAGTGATGATGAGTCAGTTATCAGTGAAACCGAATCCGGAATCTACACTGATgaggagctggagctggaaGATCATTTTGAAGCCGTACGAAAAGAGGATCGCAAAGATCAAGTAATGACTGAAATCTGCATGATGCTCCTAGCAGGTTATATCAGATCCGGAAATAGTGAAGTg atctctgCAGCTATTAAGTTCACCTGGGCTTTCGATTATTCATTGGAGATGTATCAAAAGTACGACATTCAGaatttgatctacaatttTGGAGTTCACAATGACGATGCCGAGCTTCTGATGAACCACATCAAAGAGCTTCAAGCAAGGGAACTTTTCAATGAGAATCGCAAATTCTTCAAGAGATTCTTGAGAACTTGTATGGAAGAGAAGACAATTACTGATTCAGTTTTGTCTTATTTGAAAGGATTTCTGGAGAACGGGGATGACTATATG gtttCCTGCACATTGAAGTTCCTTCTAGGAATGCCGATTACGCTGAGCCAATTCAAGACTAGCCACGTGGAAGCCTGCCTTGAAAATCTTGAATCAGGACCTTCGGCACAACTTGGTTTTAtgctgaaaatgaagattCAGAAGTTGGAGCACAgcgaaaaatcttga
- the Y46G5A.36 gene encoding FIP (Fungus-Induced Protein) Related (Confirmed by transcript evidence): MFSLISCLIALVYVFTVDAQLYRYGNGHNHRNYNSLNYSNNQHRNNYYQGYRNPYQRQAYQGYGNGYNNYYQNTYAQAQPYYGGDRYIGNGIHVDSHGNGYIGARDTGLYIFCSSRGCVGRG, from the coding sequence ATGTTCTCCCTTATCTCTTGCCTCATCGCGCTTGTTTATGTGTTCACTGTAGATGCTCAGCTATATCGATATGGTAATGGCCATAATCACCGCAACTACAACTCTCTAAACTATTCCAACAACCAACATCGTAACAACTATTATCaaggctaccgtaacccttaCCAGCGACAAGCCTACCAGGGGTACGGTAATGGTTACAACAACTACTACCAAAACACCTACGCTCAAGCCCAGCCCTACTACGGTGGAGATCGCTACATTGGAAATGGAATCCACGTGGATTCTCACGGAAATGGATATATTGGAGCCAGAGACACCGGGCTCTACATCTTCTGTAGCAGTCGAGGATGCGTGGGAAGAGgttaa
- the lgc-35 gene encoding Gamma-aminobutyric acid receptor subunit beta (Confirmed by transcript evidence), whose protein sequence is MDVEKSPEDTSIVAAGMLPMLRLVNGIGSPAVNGSEGFTYENPAVKKVSMSPDTFTQVQMETNGSMSPVCRQNRAKDNGNVSQSSNCFEFSPTFMHRFHWITQMTFFFGFVIFCLFYFLVYPNIHTQITDDDCDRQMAEWFAEIH, encoded by the exons ATGGATGTGGAGAAGAGCCCAGA AGACACATCTATTGTCGCCGCTGGAATGCTACCAATGTTACGTCTGGTAAATGGAATCGGGTCGCCGGCGGTTAATGGATCCGAAGGGTTTACGTATGAGAATCCTGCAGttaaaaa AGTTTCCATGTCCCCGGACACGTTTACCCAAGTTCAAATGGAAACAAATGGATCAATGTCACCGGTTTGCCGGCAAAATCGAGCAAAGGATAATGGAAACG tttccCAATCCTCCAACTGTTTTGAATTCTCACCAACGTTCATGCATCGGTTCCACTGGATCACGCAAATGACGTTTTTCTTCggttttgtcattttctgcTTATTCTACTTTCTTGTCTACCCAAATATTCACACGCAG ataacCGATGACGATTGTGATCGACAAATGGCTGAGTGGTTCGCAGAAATTCAttga
- the bcmo-1 gene encoding Beta,beta-carotene 9',10'-oxygenase (Confirmed by transcript evidence) has protein sequence MEAEGFPRLFHNFENVPEPKECKKVGSVPSYLTGTMLRNGPGMFTVGEEEYKHWFDGLGFMQRYHFEDGKMFYSARYLESEAYTKTVEAQRIVAGTFGTLSFPDPCKTIFSKYFSEFMNHSEKHDNSNVAFTPVGDSLYACTETPHMYRVDLDTLKTLEAADFSKFVAVHSCTAHQLYDENGDVYNIGSRFGPESAHVFTVTKNPKNQKSENDHSWEHTSKIGEIKASDPLYPTYMHSFGMSENYLVMFESPVRLHLQKYLLSEFVRATYHDCLEWHGDKDVSIFILNKKTGEQLPLTLKMNPFFTFHHANTFEKDGCLVMDYCRIENAGKFDTLLISNMKTGEFQYDAKFLPYLTRVIVPMSVSSSAKPGDNLLKSVPWASGCTSILQDDGSIRLTERRVCETSMEFPRYHWEKINMKEYRYVFGSTVFGRIDGNLAGVVKADLKFGNHLIWNRENPHQICGEPIFVPNPEGIEEDDGILIVPIMSSSEKQVPFVLILDAKTLEETARFEIPEARIPLGFHAFYKPKN, from the exons atggAAGCTGAAGGATTCCCCCGTCTATTCCACAACTTTGAGAATGTCCCAGAACCCAAAGAGTGCAAAAAAGTTGGCTCAGTGCCAAGTTACCTAACGGGAACAATGCTTCGTAATGGTCCAGGAATGTTCACCGTTGGAGAGGAAGAATACAAGCATTGGTTCGATGGACTCGGTTTTATGCAGAGATATCATTTTGAGGATGGAAAG ATGTTCTACTCAGCTCGATACCTGGAATCGGAAGCCTACACCAAGACTGTGGAAGCGCAGAGAATAGTGGCTGGAACATTTGGTACTCTAAGCTTCCCGGACCCATGCAAGACTATTTTCTCGAAATACTTTTCGGAATTCATGAATCACTCAGAGAAACATGACAATTCCAACGTGGCATTCACTCCGGTTGGGGATTCGTTGTATGCGTGCACAGAGACACCACACATGTATCGAGTTGATTTGGATACGCTGAAGACTTTGGAAGCAgctgatttttcgaaattcgttGCAGTCCACTCTTGCACCGCCCATCAACTTTATGATGAAAACGGGGACGTCTACAATATTGGATCCCGATTTGGACCTGAATCTGCACATGTCTTCACTGTTACTAAGAACCCGAAGAATCAGAAATCCGAAAACGATCACTCCTGGGAGCATACTTCAAAGATCGGAGAGATCAAGGCATCTGACCCCCTATACCCCACATATATGCACTCATTTGGAATGTCAGAAAACTATTTAGTGATGTTCGAGTCGCCTGTACGGCTTCATCTTCAGAAGTATCTGTTGAGCGAGTTTGTTCGTGCAACCTACCATGACTGCTTGGAATGGCATGGTGATAAGGATGTgagcattttcattttgaacaaGAAAACTGGAGAGCAACTACCGCTGACGCTGAAAATGAATCCATTCTTTACATTTCATCATGCCAACACTTTCGAGAAAGATGGATGTCTAGtgatggattactgtagaattgAAAATGCAGGGAAGTTCGATACATTGCTGATAAGTAACATGAAGACCGGAGAATTTCAATAT GACGCGAAATTCCTGCCATACCTCACACGTGTCATAGTTCCAATGTCAGTTTCAAGTTCCGCAAAACCTGGAGACAATCTCCTCAAGTCTGTACCCTGGGCGAGTGGATGTACATCAATTCTTCAGGATGACGGATCGATAAGGCTTACAGAGAGACGGGTTTGCGAGACTT ccatgGAATTCCCTCGCTATCattgggaaaaaatcaacatgAAAGAATATAGATACGTCTTCGGATCCACTGTTTTTGGAAGAATTGATGGAAATCTCGCTGGG GTTGTCAAAGCTGACTTGAAATTCGGAAACCACTTGATTTGGAATCGCGAGAACCCGCATCAAATCTGCGGGGAGCCCATTTTTGTCCCAAATCCCGAGGGCATCGAGGAGGATGATG gaattctGATTGTTCCAATTATGTCCAGTTCTGAAAAACAAGTCCCATTTGTGCTGATTTTGGACGCAAAAACTCTAGAGGAAACAGCAAGATTTGAGATTCCAGAGGCCAGAATTCCACTTGGATTTCATGCTTTTTACAAACCCAAGAATTGA
- the pes-10 gene encoding Patterned expression site protein 10 (Confirmed by transcript evidence), whose translation MNKNEYMMHLLARTIRTRNDDMITPLITQLADMQVSMDILEKHNFPALVAEYAPFNKAAQSLSHSVLVWKNDELAQEKSYMLKEFVRICKDQHQPEEFLLRLTCSLINLNDFELTRSCFDIIVSFGLTLNAYDEFGIFRKAMEYQGQMEEADKIISDVDAMLLRNEFLEEDEAEEQADNEMDAFEEEGVEEVDQEVVDFNDNESVISETESGVFTDEELDMEDHAEVMRRHAQDQALVSEICMVFLAGCIKSGRSDVISAAIQFTGAFFYPLALLRKYDIQYLIYCYGSHNEDAELLMNHIKHLQAIEIAGERQEFFKMFMETTFRNAETVTDSVMAQMKGFLEDGDDFMISCTLHVFLKMPITLSQFKNSHVEACLENLESGLAAQLGFMLKMKIQLLEQIDYEIW comes from the exons atgaacaagAACGAGTACATGATGCATCTTCTTGCCAGAACCATTAGAACAAGAAATGATGATATG atcactCCACTCATCACCCAACTAGCCGATATGCAAGTATCCATGGATATTCTGGAGAAACACAACTTCCCAGCTCTTGTAGCCGAGTATGCTCCATTCAATAAAGCTGCGCAAAGCTTGTCCCACAGTGTTCTTGTCTGGAAAAACGATGAACTTGCACAGGAAAAATCGTATATGTTGAAGGAATTCGTAAGAATTTGCAAGGATCAGCATCAGCCGGAGGAGTTTTTGCTTCGACTTACATGTTCCTTAATCAATTTAAACGATTTCGAACTTACCAGAAGCTGCTTCGACATTATTGTCAGTTTTGGCCTAACTTTGAACGCTTATGATgagtttggaattttccgaaaaGCAATGGAATACCAGGGACAGATGGAAGAAGCTGACAAGATTATCTCAGATGTTGATGCGATGCTTCTCCGGAATGAGTTTTTGGAGGAAGATGAAGCCGAGGAACAAGCTGATAATGAGATGGATGCTTTTGAAGAAGAAGGTGTCGAGGAAGTAGATCAGGAAGTAGTTGATTTCAATGATAACGAGTCTGTTATCAGTGAGACGGAATCAGGGGTTTTCACAGATGAGGAGCTTGATATGGAAGATCACGCGGAAGTTATGAGAAGACATGCACAGGATCAAGCACTGGTCTCTGAAATCTGCATGGTGTTCCTTGCAGGATGTATTAAATCAGGAAGAAGTGATGTG ATCTCTGCAGCAATTCAATTCACTGGAGCATTCTTCTATCCATTGGCATTGCTTCGAAAGTATGATATCCAATACTTGATCTACTGCTATGGAAGTCATAACGAGGATGCCGAACTTCTGATGAATCATATCAAGCATCTTCAAGCCATAGAAATCGCTGGAGAGCGACAAGAgttcttcaaaatgttcatGGAAACAACTTTTCGCAATGCCGAAACAGTCACCGATTCTGTGATGGCTCAAATGAAAGGATTTCTGGAAGATGGCGATGATTTCATG atttcctGCACATTGCATGTCTTCCTTAAAATGCCAATTACACTCAGCCAATTCAAGAATAGCCACGTGGAAGCCTGCCTAGAAAATCTTGAATCAGGACTTGCTGCACAACTTGGTTTTAtgctgaaaatgaagattCAGTTATTGGAGCAGATTGACtacgaaatttggtaa
- the Y46G5A.38 gene encoding FIP (Fungus-Induced Protein) Related (Confirmed by transcript evidence), whose amino-acid sequence MLSLITCVIVSLCLFNGFVEAGPYGNGYYNNYRNYNYPNRNGYATYQNNYYQGYRSPYQYQRQGYNNNYYYQNSYAQQPYYTQTYSNGINYDSQGNSFIGTKENGIYLFCNGHGCPGRG is encoded by the coding sequence ATGTTATCCCTTATCACATGCGTTATCGTCTCGCTGTGTCTGTTCAATGGATTTGTGGAAGCTGGACCATATGGTAATGGTTATTATAACAATTATCGAAACTACAATTATCCGAATCGCAATGGCTATGCAACTTATCAAAACAACTACTACCAAGGCTACCGTAGTCCGTACCAGTACCAGAGGCAAGGCTATAATAACAACTATTACTACCAAAATTCGTATGCCCAACAACCGTATTACACTCAAACCTACTCCAACGGCATTAACTACGACTCCCAAGGAAACTCATTTATTGGCACTAAGGAAAACGGCATATACCTATTCTGTAATGGACATGGATGTCCTGGAAGAGGATAA